A region from the Azospirillaceae bacterium genome encodes:
- a CDS encoding LLM class flavin-dependent oxidoreductase, with the protein MAETKRQLRLGAILAGVGTDHDNWRDPALPGDASVNIDWYVENARKAEAAKFDLVFIVDSPYITPESAPHFLNRLEPLTLLSALAVSTSRIGLVGTLTTSYWEPYNVARQFASLDTISRGRAGWNVVTTGLEGAARNYGRDHHLDHGERYQRAAEFVEVVRGLWDSYEDDAFPRDKAGGVFLDKSRQHALNHKGRFYSVAGPLALTRSPQGHPVIFQAGDSGTGRDLGARIADATFASAEDFETAQAYYADLKARAAALGRDPDQIFVFPGLTITIADTVAEAQRLAKEAEGQLDLDKLLVQLGRPFNYHDFRQYELDAPFPDLSHVSLNGYKGHAERIIQVARDEGLTLRQAAWRFGRWRSGFVGTAETVADEIERWFLGRAADGFNIHVSKPGAFDLFVERVVPILQARGLFRTDYTATTLRGHLGLPVPENRYTAARNAAQAAE; encoded by the coding sequence ATGGCTGAGACCAAACGCCAGTTGCGCCTGGGCGCCATCCTGGCCGGCGTCGGCACCGACCACGACAATTGGCGCGATCCGGCCCTGCCCGGCGACGCCAGCGTCAACATCGACTGGTACGTCGAGAACGCCCGCAAGGCGGAGGCAGCCAAGTTCGACCTGGTGTTCATCGTCGACAGCCCCTACATCACGCCGGAAAGCGCACCACACTTCCTGAACCGGCTGGAACCGCTGACCCTGCTGTCGGCGCTGGCCGTCTCCACCAGCCGCATCGGGCTGGTGGGCACGCTGACCACGTCGTATTGGGAGCCGTACAACGTCGCCCGCCAGTTCGCCTCGCTGGACACCATCAGCCGGGGCCGCGCCGGCTGGAACGTGGTGACCACCGGGCTGGAGGGGGCCGCCCGCAATTACGGCCGCGACCACCATCTGGACCATGGCGAACGCTATCAGCGCGCCGCAGAGTTCGTGGAGGTGGTGCGCGGCCTGTGGGACAGTTACGAGGATGACGCCTTCCCCCGCGACAAGGCCGGCGGTGTCTTCCTGGACAAGTCCCGCCAGCACGCGCTGAACCACAAGGGCCGCTTCTATTCCGTGGCGGGGCCGCTGGCCCTGACCCGGTCGCCGCAGGGCCACCCAGTCATCTTCCAGGCCGGCGATTCCGGCACCGGCCGCGACCTGGGCGCCCGCATCGCCGATGCCACCTTCGCCAGTGCCGAGGATTTCGAGACGGCGCAGGCCTACTACGCCGACCTGAAGGCGCGGGCGGCAGCATTGGGCCGCGACCCCGACCAGATCTTCGTCTTCCCCGGCCTGACCATCACCATCGCCGACACGGTGGCGGAGGCCCAGCGCCTGGCGAAAGAGGCGGAGGGGCAACTGGACCTGGACAAGCTGCTGGTCCAGCTGGGCCGGCCCTTCAACTATCACGACTTCCGCCAGTATGAGCTGGACGCCCCCTTCCCCGACCTCAGCCATGTCAGCCTGAACGGCTACAAAGGCCATGCGGAGCGCATCATCCAGGTGGCGCGCGACGAAGGGCTGACCCTGCGCCAGGCCGCCTGGCGCTTCGGCCGCTGGCGGTCCGGCTTCGTCGGCACGGCGGAGACGGTGGCGGATGAGATCGAACGCTGGTTCCTGGGCCGGGCGGCGGACGGCTTCAACATCCACGTCTCCAAGCCCGGCGCCTTCGATTTGTTCGTGGAGCGGGTGGTGCCCATCCTGCAGGCGCGCGGTTTGTTCCGCACCGACTACACCGCGACCACCCTGCGCGGCCATCTGGGCCTGCCCGTGCCAGAAAACCGGTACACCGCCGCCCGGAACGCGGCCCAGGCGGCGGAATGA
- the ygiD gene encoding 4,5-DOPA dioxygenase extradiol: protein MTRLPTIFFGHGSPMNALEDNVCTREWTRMGTRLGAPKAILVVSAHWYTRGTAVTAMTAPRTIHDFGAFPQALFDVRYPAPGSPELAQRVAELLAPVVAPAAVIQDQNWGLDHGTWSVLVKAFPKADIPVVQLSMDGTKPAAHHYEVGRRLAALRDEGVLIVGTGNVVHNLGRMNWDPTTPPYPWAARFNDLVKRCVAADTPQPLIDFQQGGDDARASIPSPDHYLPLLYVLGTRQPDDAVTLVNDRVEHGSLSMLTIAFGDLAA, encoded by the coding sequence ATGACACGCCTGCCCACCATCTTCTTCGGCCATGGCAGCCCCATGAACGCCCTGGAAGATAATGTCTGCACCCGTGAATGGACCCGGATGGGCACCCGGCTGGGCGCGCCCAAGGCCATCCTGGTGGTGTCCGCCCACTGGTACACCCGGGGCACGGCGGTGACGGCCATGACCGCCCCCCGCACCATCCATGACTTCGGTGCCTTTCCCCAGGCGCTGTTCGATGTGCGCTACCCCGCCCCCGGCAGCCCGGAACTGGCCCAGCGGGTAGCGGAGCTGCTGGCACCGGTGGTGGCGCCGGCCGCGGTGATCCAGGACCAGAACTGGGGTCTGGACCACGGCACCTGGTCGGTACTGGTCAAGGCCTTCCCCAAGGCCGACATCCCGGTGGTGCAACTGAGCATGGACGGCACCAAGCCCGCCGCCCACCATTACGAGGTCGGCCGGCGGCTGGCGGCCCTGCGGGACGAGGGCGTGCTGATCGTCGGCACCGGCAACGTGGTCCACAATCTGGGCCGCATGAACTGGGACCCGACCACGCCGCCCTATCCCTGGGCCGCGCGCTTCAACGACCTGGTGAAGCGCTGCGTGGCGGCCGATACGCCCCAGCCGCTGATCGATTTCCAGCAGGGGGGCGACGACGCCCGCGCCTCCATCCCCTCGCCCGACCATTACCTGCCGCTGCTGTACGTGCTGGGCACCCGCCAGCCGGACGATGCCGTCACCCTGGTCAATGACCGGGTGGAGCACGGTTCCCTCAGCATGCTGACGATCGCCTTTGGCGATCTGGCGGCCTGA
- a CDS encoding AraC family transcriptional regulator → MTAWHVITDQFPVEQRRDVWRGALEKLKLPLDHLPEDDDFFAKLFCLKSPLGIEFARITSSPQEISGRLMQKLDAVWLIVLIEGSATLTHPGGTLELGPQDIIYGQTGIPASLSFSTKFQLLYCLIPKSAVNPRLITPLSFGVLHLPGRSGIGHVLSGMLKALAETFGTLTEGPLRPIDMALSEFLMTALADNPAVQTARGAAGIRSMALQRICQIIETRLTDPDLTLEDVANEYGGSARYLQKLFKEVDQTFSGYVRNRRLERCRHDLINPTFAHLGISQICFRWGFNEAAHFSRAFRDRYGTTPRAYRQSAGVMDTHLADNDGEGADFMTPAGALAADPVDALQFAE, encoded by the coding sequence ATGACAGCATGGCACGTGATCACCGATCAGTTCCCTGTCGAGCAACGCCGTGACGTGTGGCGGGGCGCGCTGGAAAAACTGAAGCTTCCGCTGGACCATCTGCCGGAAGATGACGATTTCTTTGCGAAATTATTCTGCCTCAAGTCTCCCTTGGGCATAGAATTCGCCCGCATCACGTCGTCGCCGCAAGAAATCTCCGGGCGATTGATGCAGAAGCTGGACGCGGTCTGGTTGATCGTCCTGATCGAGGGCAGCGCCACCCTGACCCATCCCGGCGGCACGCTGGAGTTGGGGCCCCAGGACATCATTTATGGACAGACCGGCATCCCGGCATCGCTGTCCTTCAGCACCAAGTTTCAGCTACTTTATTGTTTAATTCCAAAGTCGGCCGTCAATCCCCGGTTGATCACGCCGCTGTCCTTCGGCGTTCTGCATTTGCCGGGGCGGTCAGGAATTGGGCATGTGCTTTCGGGAATGCTCAAGGCTTTGGCAGAAACATTCGGCACCCTGACCGAGGGGCCGTTGCGGCCCATCGACATGGCGCTGTCGGAATTCCTGATGACCGCCCTGGCCGACAATCCGGCGGTGCAGACGGCGCGGGGGGCGGCGGGTATCCGCTCCATGGCCTTGCAGCGCATCTGCCAGATCATCGAGACGCGGCTGACCGATCCGGACCTGACCTTGGAGGACGTGGCCAACGAATACGGCGGCTCCGCCCGATACCTGCAGAAGCTGTTCAAGGAGGTCGACCAGACCTTCAGCGGTTATGTCCGCAACCGCCGGCTGGAACGCTGCCGCCACGATCTGATCAACCCCACCTTCGCGCACCTGGGCATTTCCCAGATCTGCTTCCGCTGGGGCTTCAACGAGGCCGCGCACTTCAGCCGCGCCTTCCGCGACCGCTACGGCACCACGCCGCGCGCCTATCGTCAATCGGCCGGCGTGATGGATACCCATCTGGCGGACAACGATGGCGAGGGCGCGGATTTCATGACACCCGCCGGCGCCTTGGCCGCCGACCCGGTCGATGCCTTGCAGTTCGCGGAATAA
- a CDS encoding aromatic ring-hydroxylating dioxygenase subunit alpha codes for MKHSFLNDAFFQGLDSSALGVDEAETLPPLCYTDRDFYEFEKEALFNHEWLCVGRESWVKETGDYFTTSIIDEPVVVARGRDGVVRAMSSVCQHRAMLVAEGQGNTRAFLCPYHHWSYGLDGQLIGAPAMEKTCKFDKKDVKLPQFKVEIWHGFVFVNFDMDAAPLAPRLAALEAVMAPYSMETLNGPAPDRDIKFPWNWKVMFENNNDGYHANRLHGGALHDFVPSRLAAFPDDLPGDTAGYYRTNGTLHADASFNPTQKAILPVFPALGDTERNRMLFVNVPPTLSLVITSDMIIYLILRADGAETHLMDQGYLVAPGALDDPLFDDKLAMNKHSTAAIIAQDLHVDELVQVGLRSRHAIRGRYSWQEQAQREFNDWLVRRYKGTWDRIKPAKA; via the coding sequence ATGAAGCACTCTTTCCTGAATGACGCATTCTTCCAGGGCCTGGACAGTTCCGCCCTGGGCGTGGACGAGGCGGAGACCTTGCCGCCGCTGTGCTACACCGACCGCGATTTCTATGAGTTCGAGAAAGAGGCGCTGTTCAATCACGAATGGCTGTGCGTGGGCCGGGAATCCTGGGTGAAGGAGACCGGCGACTATTTCACCACCAGCATCATCGACGAACCCGTCGTGGTGGCGCGTGGCCGCGACGGCGTGGTCCGTGCCATGTCCAGCGTGTGCCAGCACCGCGCCATGCTGGTGGCGGAGGGCCAGGGCAACACCCGCGCCTTCCTGTGCCCCTACCACCATTGGTCCTACGGCCTGGACGGACAGTTGATCGGCGCGCCGGCCATGGAGAAGACCTGCAAGTTCGACAAGAAGGACGTGAAGCTGCCGCAGTTCAAGGTGGAGATCTGGCACGGCTTCGTCTTCGTGAACTTTGACATGGACGCCGCCCCCCTGGCCCCGCGCCTGGCGGCGCTGGAGGCGGTGATGGCCCCCTATTCCATGGAAACGCTGAACGGCCCGGCACCGGACCGGGACATCAAGTTCCCCTGGAACTGGAAGGTGATGTTCGAGAACAACAACGACGGCTATCACGCCAACCGCCTGCACGGCGGCGCGCTGCACGACTTCGTGCCGTCACGCCTGGCGGCCTTCCCCGACGACCTGCCGGGGGACACCGCCGGCTACTATCGCACCAACGGGACGCTGCATGCCGACGCCAGCTTCAACCCCACGCAGAAAGCCATCCTGCCGGTGTTCCCCGCGCTGGGCGACACCGAACGCAACCGCATGCTGTTCGTCAACGTGCCGCCCACGCTGTCGCTGGTCATCACCAGCGACATGATCATCTACCTGATCCTGCGCGCCGACGGGGCGGAGACGCATCTGATGGACCAGGGCTACCTGGTGGCGCCGGGCGCCCTGGACGACCCGCTGTTCGACGACAAGCTGGCGATGAACAAGCATTCCACCGCCGCCATCATCGCCCAGGATCTGCACGTGGACGAACTGGTGCAGGTCGGCCTGCGCTCCCGCCACGCCATCCGCGGCCGCTATTCCTGGCAGGAACAGGCGCAGCGCGAGTTCAACGACTGGCTGGTGCGCCGCTATAAGGGCACCTGGGACCGCATCAAGCCCGCCAAAGCCTGA
- a CDS encoding PDR/VanB family oxidoreductase, with protein MEDWFEARVATKEQDGDGIFLFALSDVEGRPLPAFQPGAHIDIQVGDLTRQYSLYGTPADRGHYRIAVQREADGRGGSKALCDSIHAGDTVRIRPPRALFTVAEGGTDHVMLAGGIGITPLLSMASHLGCGGATTLHYLVRDRTRAALLDASTRAVGSGRLHLHVTGETGRPDLGALIGPPAPGRHLYLCGPAALLDAAVATAEGLGWPAGHIHLERFAADPAASVEANQPFLLRLRSTGAVIPVAADQTAAEALAAANVELPISCAEGVCGACITGVLDGTPEHRDCVLTDAEHAANRLFTPCCSRSRGGMLVLDL; from the coding sequence ATGGAGGATTGGTTTGAGGCGCGGGTGGCCACCAAGGAACAGGATGGTGACGGCATCTTCCTGTTCGCGCTCAGCGACGTGGAGGGCCGGCCCCTGCCCGCCTTCCAACCCGGCGCCCACATCGACATCCAGGTCGGCGACCTGACGCGCCAGTACTCACTGTACGGCACACCGGCCGACCGGGGGCACTACCGCATCGCCGTGCAGCGGGAAGCGGACGGCCGGGGCGGGTCCAAGGCCCTGTGCGACAGCATCCATGCCGGCGATACCGTGCGCATCCGCCCGCCCCGCGCCCTGTTCACCGTGGCCGAGGGCGGCACCGACCACGTCATGCTGGCCGGCGGCATCGGCATCACGCCGCTGCTGTCCATGGCATCCCATCTGGGATGCGGGGGCGCCACCACCCTGCATTACCTGGTGCGCGATCGGACACGCGCCGCCCTGCTGGACGCCTCCACCCGGGCGGTGGGATCGGGCCGCCTGCATCTGCACGTGACGGGGGAGACCGGGCGGCCCGACTTGGGCGCCCTGATCGGCCCGCCAGCCCCGGGGCGCCATCTCTATCTCTGCGGCCCCGCAGCACTGCTGGACGCCGCCGTCGCCACGGCCGAAGGGCTGGGCTGGCCCGCCGGCCATATCCACCTGGAGCGCTTCGCCGCCGACCCGGCCGCCTCAGTCGAGGCCAACCAACCCTTCCTGCTGCGCCTGCGCTCCACCGGTGCCGTCATCCCGGTGGCGGCCGACCAGACGGCGGCCGAGGCCCTGGCCGCCGCCAACGTGGAACTGCCCATTTCCTGTGCCGAGGGGGTGTGCGGCGCCTGCATCACCGGCGTGCTGGACGGCACGCCGGAACATCGCGACTGTGTTCTGACCGATGCTGAGCATGCGGCCAACCGGCTGTTCACCCCCTGCTGTTCCCGCAGCCGCGGCGGGATGCTGGTGCTGGACCTGTAG
- a CDS encoding GspMb/PilO family protein: MASTTLRPGFVLLVAGCLLAVPPYFFLAPLAEGVQDAAARRVARLSQLDEARTLLAQRDDLARRAGVLDRGLVVRTLLRHGTDLPAVQADAEAEVRRAVQQAGATVRTLSTQVRPGRGAYRRLTLTLAADGDAVAVTNAVAALDAVMPRLLVRSLHIHATPPATVTVPTGPAFGRVAPQARPAVESEPVTLEMEIDIYADLAGSRAAS, translated from the coding sequence ATGGCGTCCACCACCCTGCGTCCCGGTTTCGTGCTGCTTGTGGCGGGCTGCCTGCTGGCCGTGCCGCCCTATTTCTTCCTGGCGCCGCTGGCGGAGGGGGTGCAGGACGCGGCCGCCCGCCGCGTCGCCCGCCTGTCGCAGCTGGATGAGGCCCGCACCCTGCTGGCCCAGCGCGATGATCTGGCCCGGCGTGCCGGCGTGCTGGACCGGGGCTTGGTGGTGCGTACCCTGCTGCGCCACGGGACCGACCTGCCCGCGGTGCAGGCGGATGCGGAGGCGGAGGTGCGCCGCGCCGTGCAGCAGGCCGGTGCCACCGTGCGCACCCTTTCGACGCAGGTGCGGCCTGGCCGCGGGGCTTACCGCCGCCTGACCCTGACGCTGGCCGCCGATGGCGACGCCGTCGCCGTGACCAACGCCGTGGCCGCGCTGGACGCCGTGATGCCGCGCCTGCTGGTGCGGTCGCTGCACATCCACGCCACACCGCCGGCCACCGTCACGGTGCCCACCGGTCCCGCCTTCGGCCGGGTGGCGCCGCAGGCCAGGCCGGCGGTGGAGAGTGAACCCGTCACCCTGGAGATGGAGATCGACATCTATGCCGACTTGGCCGGTTCCCGGGCTGCTTCCTGA
- the gspD gene encoding type II secretion system secretin GspD yields MSQHLSASRISSRAGRWGRALFLACLTLAGCADSPTSRLGTPLPTAPPPSPAPASSIIGPDTAPPRVPAQEVRGSGQFVRQAAPPVSGLGGAVAAGEGEPVEMNFVNADVRSVLDAVLGGMLGLNYTIDPKVQGQVTIRTTRPLARSQALGAVDAALRAQGFAIVGGDGFYQVVPAAEAANQAPVQTTSAAERTAGFSTAIVPVRRVSVAELDKIVRPLTRQGFIQQADSGRNIFIVSGTAHEIDSFTQLVASFDVDWLAGLSFALHTLQAVDPARLEAELRRVLQLENGPLQGMIDFVPIARLNALLVVAKRPELLPTVAGWIERLDRPGPDGGKVVHFYEVQNGSAAELASALTRLITGRADPQQSATEQTGKSSSRAGTIGGNSRTGSSGSSSSTSIMGGPPSGSVATGASGSAASAPPSPVTSATTPITGTGGDTGGGDDGLSELKGVRVVADERRNALLIFGSGTQYALLEQVLTRLDAPREQVLIEATIAEVTLNNQLNFGVQWYLDRGSSTGGYSTAAGSTLAPSYPNFNYTFLTPSTRVVLNALSSVTDVQVLSAPRLMVLNNETARLQVGDEVPVVVQSATSTVTSDSAVVNSVEYHDTGVILEVTPRINRSGAVVMDVNQEVSTVATTTTSGIDSPTIQQRKITSVVNVQDGETVALGGLISDSSSKGGSGIPYLRDIPVLGKLFGTDTNAKTRTELLVFLRPVIVRDATRAREVTDALRASMGRLEVFAGSTGGSLGAYPGAPITVPAPAATSSTLPPVQ; encoded by the coding sequence ATGAGCCAGCACCTCTCCGCCTCACGGATTTCGTCTCGCGCCGGTCGCTGGGGCCGCGCACTGTTTCTTGCCTGCCTGACCCTGGCCGGCTGTGCGGACAGCCCCACGTCGCGGCTGGGCACGCCGCTGCCCACGGCACCGCCGCCGTCGCCCGCCCCGGCCAGCAGCATCATCGGCCCTGACACGGCGCCGCCGCGCGTGCCGGCGCAGGAGGTGCGGGGCAGCGGGCAGTTCGTGCGGCAGGCGGCCCCGCCGGTATCCGGCCTGGGCGGGGCGGTGGCGGCCGGCGAGGGCGAGCCGGTGGAGATGAACTTCGTCAACGCCGATGTGCGGTCGGTCCTGGATGCCGTGCTGGGCGGCATGCTGGGCCTGAACTACACCATCGACCCCAAGGTGCAGGGCCAGGTCACCATCCGCACCACCCGGCCGTTGGCGCGGTCCCAGGCCCTGGGCGCCGTGGACGCGGCCTTGCGGGCGCAAGGCTTCGCCATCGTTGGCGGGGACGGCTTCTACCAGGTGGTGCCGGCGGCCGAGGCCGCCAACCAGGCGCCGGTGCAGACGACGTCCGCCGCCGAACGGACGGCGGGCTTCAGCACGGCCATCGTGCCGGTACGCCGCGTTTCGGTGGCGGAGCTGGACAAGATCGTGCGGCCGCTGACCCGGCAGGGCTTCATCCAGCAGGCCGATTCCGGCCGCAACATCTTCATCGTCAGTGGCACGGCGCATGAGATCGACAGCTTCACCCAACTGGTCGCCAGCTTTGATGTGGACTGGCTGGCCGGCCTGTCCTTCGCCCTCCATACGCTCCAGGCGGTGGATCCGGCACGGCTGGAGGCGGAACTGCGCCGCGTGCTGCAACTGGAGAACGGCCCCTTGCAGGGCATGATCGACTTCGTGCCCATCGCGCGGCTGAACGCCCTGCTGGTGGTGGCCAAGCGGCCGGAACTGCTGCCCACCGTGGCCGGCTGGATCGAGCGGCTGGACCGGCCGGGCCCCGATGGCGGCAAGGTCGTGCATTTCTATGAGGTGCAGAACGGCAGCGCTGCGGAATTGGCCAGCGCCCTGACCCGGCTGATCACCGGCCGCGCCGACCCGCAGCAGTCGGCGACGGAACAGACGGGCAAATCCTCATCGCGCGCAGGCACCATCGGCGGCAACAGCCGCACGGGCAGCAGTGGCAGCAGTTCATCCACCAGCATCATGGGTGGTCCGCCCAGCGGCAGTGTCGCCACCGGCGCCTCCGGCTCCGCCGCCAGCGCGCCGCCCAGCCCGGTGACCAGCGCCACCACGCCCATCACCGGCACCGGCGGCGACACGGGCGGCGGTGACGACGGCCTGTCGGAACTGAAGGGCGTGCGGGTGGTGGCGGATGAGCGGCGCAACGCCCTGCTGATTTTTGGTTCCGGCACGCAGTACGCCCTGCTGGAACAGGTGCTGACCCGCCTGGATGCGCCGCGCGAACAGGTGCTGATCGAGGCCACGATCGCGGAGGTGACGCTGAACAACCAGCTGAACTTCGGCGTGCAATGGTATCTGGACCGGGGCAGCAGCACGGGCGGCTATTCCACCGCCGCCGGATCCACGCTGGCGCCCAGCTATCCCAACTTCAACTACACCTTCCTGACGCCCAGCACGCGCGTGGTGCTGAACGCCCTGTCCAGCGTGACCGACGTGCAGGTGCTGTCGGCACCCCGCCTGATGGTGCTGAACAATGAGACGGCGCGCCTGCAGGTGGGGGACGAGGTGCCGGTCGTGGTACAGTCCGCCACCAGCACGGTGACCAGCGACAGCGCCGTGGTGAATTCCGTCGAATACCACGACACCGGCGTGATCCTTGAGGTCACCCCCCGCATCAACCGAAGCGGTGCCGTGGTGATGGACGTGAATCAGGAGGTCAGCACGGTGGCCACCACCACCACCTCGGGCATCGACAGCCCCACCATCCAGCAGCGCAAGATCACCAGCGTGGTCAACGTGCAGGATGGTGAGACCGTGGCCCTGGGCGGCCTGATCAGCGACAGTTCCAGCAAGGGCGGCAGTGGCATTCCCTACCTGCGCGACATCCCCGTGCTGGGCAAGCTGTTCGGGACGGACACCAATGCCAAGACGCGCACCGAACTGCTGGTGTTCCTGCGTCCCGTCATCGTGCGCGACGCCACCCGGGCGCGCGAGGTCACCGACGCGCTGCGCGCCAGCATGGGCCGGCTGGAGGTTTTCGCCGGCAGCACCGGTGGTTCCCTGGGCGCCTATCCCGGCGCCCCCATCACGGTACCGGCACCGGCCGCCACCTCCTCCACCCTGCCGCCGGTCCAATGA
- a CDS encoding SDR family oxidoreductase, whose translation MDLGLNGSKVIVSGGSRGIGRAIMECFVAEGAQVAFCARNAGDIAAAEQALGDKVFGAVVDVTDADAMTAWVDQAGQRLGGIDIVVPNVSALAGGGDLATWRRAFETDLLGSVSMVTAALPFLKQSDAASVVLISSVSGREVDMFAEPYGVLKAALIHYGKTLSVRHAPDGIRVNTVSPGNVYFPDGVWGKIERETPETFAQCLAQNPLGRMARPDEVANAVVFLASRAASFTTGTDLLVDGGLTRGVQF comes from the coding sequence ATGGATCTTGGATTGAACGGCAGCAAGGTCATCGTCAGCGGCGGGTCGCGCGGCATTGGCCGGGCCATCATGGAATGCTTCGTGGCCGAGGGCGCACAGGTCGCGTTCTGCGCCCGCAACGCCGGCGACATCGCGGCGGCGGAACAGGCGTTGGGTGACAAGGTGTTCGGCGCGGTGGTCGACGTGACCGACGCTGACGCCATGACGGCCTGGGTGGACCAGGCGGGCCAACGCCTGGGCGGCATCGACATCGTCGTGCCCAACGTCAGCGCATTGGCCGGCGGCGGCGATCTGGCCACCTGGCGCCGGGCGTTTGAAACCGACCTGCTGGGCAGCGTGTCGATGGTGACCGCGGCCTTGCCCTTCCTGAAGCAATCCGACGCCGCGTCGGTCGTGCTGATCTCCAGCGTGTCGGGCCGCGAGGTCGACATGTTCGCCGAGCCCTACGGCGTGCTGAAGGCGGCCTTGATCCACTACGGCAAGACGCTGTCGGTGCGCCACGCGCCGGACGGCATCCGCGTCAACACCGTATCCCCCGGCAACGTCTATTTCCCCGACGGTGTCTGGGGCAAGATCGAGCGTGAGACGCCCGAGACCTTCGCCCAGTGCCTGGCGCAGAACCCGTTGGGCCGCATGGCCCGCCCGGATGAGGTGGCGAACGCCGTGGTCTTCCTGGCCAGCCGCGCCGCCAGCTTCACCACCGGCACCGACCTGCTGGTCGACGGCGGGCTGACGCGCGGCGTGCAGTTCTGA
- a CDS encoding prepilin peptidase, translating into MDLPADSLWTALSLMGAALLGLVAGSFAMALAWRLPRGEDWATGRSRCPACGTLLGPRDLVPVFSWLAAGRRARCCGAPVSPAYAVGEAMAALAFMAAVARLDWTPEVAALGLLATLLLASAVIDLRHRYLPDGLTLAVGILGLGCSLAGWTVPPVQGLVAALGVAAVLLIVRWALGRRLGRVALGLGDVKLFVAAGFWIGVPGMPWLVLASAGVGLAAYPLWWVARRHWRAGAEGGPEMPFGPAIALALYVLVLLTM; encoded by the coding sequence ATGGATTTGCCTGCCGATAGCCTGTGGACCGCCCTGTCCCTGATGGGCGCCGCCTTGCTGGGCCTGGTGGCCGGCAGCTTCGCCATGGCCCTGGCCTGGCGCCTGCCGCGGGGGGAGGACTGGGCGACCGGCCGGTCCCGCTGCCCCGCCTGCGGCACGCTGCTGGGCCCGCGCGACCTGGTGCCCGTCTTTTCCTGGTTGGCGGCGGGCCGGCGGGCGCGCTGCTGCGGCGCGCCCGTTTCCCCCGCCTATGCGGTGGGGGAGGCGATGGCGGCCCTGGCCTTCATGGCGGCGGTGGCCCGCCTGGACTGGACGCCGGAGGTGGCGGCCCTGGGGTTGCTGGCCACCCTGCTGCTGGCCAGCGCCGTCATCGACCTGCGCCACCGCTATTTGCCCGATGGCCTGACCCTGGCCGTGGGCATCCTGGGGCTGGGCTGTTCCCTGGCCGGCTGGACCGTGCCGCCGGTGCAGGGGCTGGTGGCCGCCCTGGGCGTGGCGGCGGTGCTGCTGATCGTGCGCTGGGCGCTCGGCCGTCGGCTGGGGCGCGTGGCCCTGGGCCTGGGCGACGTGAAGCTGTTCGTCGCCGCCGGATTCTGGATCGGCGTCCCCGGCATGCCCTGGCTGGTGCTGGCTTCCGCGGGCGTGGGGCTGGCGGCCTACCCGCTGTGGTGGGTGGCGCGGCGCCATTGGCGCGCAGGCGCTGAGGGCGGTCCCGAAATGCCTTTCGGTCCCGCCATCGCATTGGCCCTCTACGTCCTGGTCCTGCTGACGATGTGA